A stretch of the Oncorhynchus clarkii lewisi isolate Uvic-CL-2024 chromosome 9, UVic_Ocla_1.0, whole genome shotgun sequence genome encodes the following:
- the LOC139416297 gene encoding prostaglandin E synthase 3-like isoform X1, translating to MHPATAKWYDRRDSVYIEFCVADSKDVKINFEKAKFAFSCLGGTDQVKHENEVDLFEAIDQNESMHKRTDRSVLCCLRKAEPGKPWLRLTKEKAKLTWLSVDFNNWKDWEDDSDEELGNFDRFSEVGDGDMAFNTQEAMAKMMNNMGGEDDLPDLDGADDDESADSDDEKMPDLE from the exons AT GCATCCAGCGACTGCTAAGTGGTATGACAGACGGGACTCCGTCTACATCGAGTTCTGCGTAGCGGACAGCAAGGATGTCAAGATCAATTTCGAGAAAGCAAAGTTTGCTTTCAG TTGTCTTGGAGGAACTGACCAAGTCAAACACGAGAATGAAGTAGACCTTTTCGAAGCCATTGATCAAAAT gaatccaTGCACAAACGCACAGATCGGTCAGTGTTGTGCTGTTTGCGAAAAGCAGAACCTGGGAAGCCGTGGCTGAGGCTAACAAAAGAGAAGGCTAAG CTAACTTGGCTCAGCGTCGACTTTAACAACTGGAAAGACTGGGAGGACGATTCGGATGAGGAGCTAGGCAACTTCGATCGTTTCTCAGAGGTAGGAGATGGGGATATGGCGTTCAACACACAAGAAGCAATGGCTAAA ATGATGAACAACATGGGAGGGGAAGATGACCTACCTGATCTAGATGGTGCTGATGAT GATGAGTCTGCAGATAGTGACGATGAAA AAATGCCTGATTTGGAATGA
- the LOC139416298 gene encoding nascent polypeptide-associated complex subunit alpha, muscle-specific form isoform X1, which produces MPGEATETVPVTEQEMQQPQVETAAPSAPASVATSQEPQAASGPAKPKGKEAKGGSTPKAVPGRRKKTLISASSSSPTSPKQTSTPCSPLATLPGASGAPSQGNRAVPKVVKAGKQGKAKKGEAFKPAVDLPTPAKAPAPTEAKPVPIELKAAPAPVVAMPAPVAADPAPASPVSPKPEASPVAFKVTSKPAASAPMSFADAVASSPLKAAPEMPKAKPKPVPKAEVKEVKAAPAPAKPALEDDDLPPLIPPEEPVKMPVYSPPTVVEAPKPALVASPAPPKPAPVEPVVAAPAPPRPAPIKPVVAAPAPPKPAPIKPVVAAPAPPKPAPIKPVVAAPAPPKPAPIKPFVAAPAPPKPCPVEPVVAAPAPPKPCPVEPIVAAPAPPKPAPKKPVVAALAPPKPCPVEPVIAAPAPPKPAPNKPVVAAPAPPKPFPVEPIVAAPAPPKPAPIDPVVASSKPVEVAIVPPPPPVSKPAPTPAKIPTKPEPVTKNEGSGTESDSDESVPDLEEQDSAQTQQAQLAAAAEIDEEPVSKAKQSRSEKKARKAMSKLGLRQVTGVTRVTIRKSKNILFVITKPDVYKSPASDTYIVFGEAKIEDLSQQAQLAAAEKFKVQGEAVSNIQENTQTPTVQEESEEEEVDETGVEVKDIELVMSQANVSRAKAVRALKNNNNDIVNAIMELTM; this is translated from the exons CCGCACCCTCTGCCCCTGCAAGTGTGGCTACCTCCCAGGAACCCCAGGCTGCTTCTGGCCCTGCCAAGCCCAAAGGCAAAGAGGCCAAGGGTGGCTCGACCCCAAAGGCTGTCCCTGGCAGAAGAAAAAAGACCTTGAtatctgcctcctcctcttctcctaccTCCCCAAAGCAAACCTCAACACCCTGTTCCCCCTTAGCTACCTTACCTGGGGCATCTGGAGCTCCCAGCCAGGGCAACCGTGCCGTCCCAAAGGTTGTAAAGGCTGGCAAACAAGGAAAGGCTAAGAAAGGAGAGGCTTTCAAGCCTGCTGTTGACCTGCCAACCCCAGCCAAGGCTCCTGCCCCCACAGAGGCCAAACCTGTTCCTATTGAGCTTAAAGCTGCTCCTGCACCAGTAGTGGCCATGCCAGCACCTGTTGCTGCAGATCCTGCACCTGCCTCACCCGTCTCTCCCAAGCCTGAGGCTTCCCCTGTGGCCTTCAAAGTGACCTCAAAGCCTGCTGCATCAGCCCCTATGTCATTTGCTGATGCTGTTGCCTCTAGCCCACTTAAAGCTGCCCCTGAAATGCCCAAGGCCAAGCCTAAGCCTGTGCCCAAAGCTGAGGTGAAAGAGGTCAAGGCAGCCCCTGCACCAGCTAAGCCTGCTCTGGAGGATGATGACCTTCCACCTCTCATTCCACCAGAGGAGCCAGTAAAGATGCCAGTCTACTCACCCCCTACAGTAGTAGAGGCTCCTAAGCCTGCCCTAGTTGCTTCTCCAGCTCCCCCTAAACCAGCTCCAGTTGAGCCTGTTGTAGCTGCACCAGCTCCGCCCAGGCCTGCGCCAATTAAGCCCGTTGTAGCTGCACCAGCTCCGCCCAAGCCTGCGCCAATTAAGCCTGTTGTAGCTGCACCAGCTCCGCCCAAGCCTGCGCCAATTAAGCCCGTTGTAGCTGCACCAGCTCCGCCCAAGCCTGCGCCAATTAAGCCCTTTGTAGCTGCACCAGCTCCGCCCAAGCCTTGCCCAGTTGAGCCCGTTGTAGCTGCACCAGCTCCGCCCAAGCCTTGTCCAGTTGAGCCCATTGTAGCTGCGCCAGCTCCACCCAAGCCTGCGCCAAAAAAGCCTGTTGTAGCTGCACTAGCTCCGCCCAAGCCTTGCCCAGTTGAGCCTGTTATAGCTGCACCAGCTCCGCCCAAGCCTGCGCCAAATAAGCCCGTTGTAGCTGCACCAGCTCCGCCCAAGCCTTTCCCAGTTGAGCCTATTGTAGCTGCACCGGCTCCGCCCAAGCCTGCGCCAATTGATCCTGTTGTAGCTTCCTCTAAGCCTGTTGAAGTAGCCAttgtaccaccaccacctccagttTCAAAACCTGCCCCCACCCCTGCTAAAATCCCAACCAAACCGGAGCCTGTGACCAAGAATGAGG GGTCTGGCACTGAATCGGACAGCGATGAGTCTGTACCAGATCTGGAGGAACAGGACTCCGCACAGACACAGCAAGCACAG CTTGCAGCTGCTGCAGAAATAGATGAGGAACCCGTTAGCAAAGCCAAACAGAGCCGTAGTGAAAAGAAGGCACGAAAG GCAATGTCTAAGCTGGGTCTCAGGCAGGTGACGGGGGTCACCAGGGTTACCATTCGCAAGTCTAAGAACATCCTATTCGTCATCACCAAACCAGATGTCTACAAGAGCCCTGCATCAGACACTTACATTGTCTTTGGTGAGGCTAAG ATCGAGGATCTCTCACAGCAAGCCCAGTTGGCAGCGGCAGAGAAGTTCAAGGTACAGGGAGAAGCTGTGTCGAACATCCaggaaaacacacagacacctaccGTACAGGAGGAGAGCGAAGAGGAAGAG GTTGACGAGACCGGGGTCGAGGTGAAGGACATTGAACTTGTGATGTCCCAAGCCAACGTGTCGCGAGCGAAGGCTGTACGCGCcctgaaaaacaacaacaacgacaTTGTCAACGCAATTATG GAGTTGACGATGTAG
- the LOC139416297 gene encoding prostaglandin E synthase 3-like isoform X2: MHPATAKWYDRRDSVYIEFCVADSKDVKINFEKAKFAFSCLGGTDQVKHENEVDLFEAIDQNESMHKRTDRSVLCCLRKAEPGKPWLRLTKEKAKLTWLSVDFNNWKDWEDDSDEELGNFDRFSEMMNNMGGEDDLPDLDGADDDESADSDDEKMPDLE; encoded by the exons AT GCATCCAGCGACTGCTAAGTGGTATGACAGACGGGACTCCGTCTACATCGAGTTCTGCGTAGCGGACAGCAAGGATGTCAAGATCAATTTCGAGAAAGCAAAGTTTGCTTTCAG TTGTCTTGGAGGAACTGACCAAGTCAAACACGAGAATGAAGTAGACCTTTTCGAAGCCATTGATCAAAAT gaatccaTGCACAAACGCACAGATCGGTCAGTGTTGTGCTGTTTGCGAAAAGCAGAACCTGGGAAGCCGTGGCTGAGGCTAACAAAAGAGAAGGCTAAG CTAACTTGGCTCAGCGTCGACTTTAACAACTGGAAAGACTGGGAGGACGATTCGGATGAGGAGCTAGGCAACTTCGATCGTTTCTCAGAG ATGATGAACAACATGGGAGGGGAAGATGACCTACCTGATCTAGATGGTGCTGATGAT GATGAGTCTGCAGATAGTGACGATGAAA AAATGCCTGATTTGGAATGA
- the LOC139416298 gene encoding nascent polypeptide-associated complex subunit alpha, muscle-specific form isoform X2 has protein sequence MPGEATETVPVTEQEMQQPQVETGVLSSSAPPEMAVSDVTKAAALESPVPLGSATVFPEIESQPVSEMALGEAYSGQLNGVEATPEVEATIVEERKETAEQQVTQAPEEVIIQDSAEVIEATVAATQDAVAAEPVAVAEETPVQEPAPAAKEPIADTIDGMARVTPEVTPEPAVEMITEELETVSLDPALDDAVLCTEVASSDTGAPEPEALPADMTIDTLNETSVEKEPIAAFSEAVQMKVMSNRAGPTVSTCLLSGSGTESDSDESVPDLEEQDSAQTQQAQLAAAAEIDEEPVSKAKQSRSEKKARKAMSKLGLRQVTGVTRVTIRKSKNILFVITKPDVYKSPASDTYIVFGEAKIEDLSQQAQLAAAEKFKVQGEAVSNIQENTQTPTVQEESEEEEVDETGVEVKDIELVMSQANVSRAKAVRALKNNNNDIVNAIMELTM, from the exons GGGTGTTGAGTTCCTCTGCTCCCCCTGAGATGGCTGTGTCTGACGTGACCAAGGCAGCCGCTTTGGAGAGTCCTGTGCCTCTAGGATCCGCCACTGTTTTTCCAGAGATCGAATCCCAACCGGTGTCAGAAATGGCTTTAGGAGAGGCATATAGTGGACAACTTAATGGTGTAGAAGCAACACCTGAAGTTGAAGCAACCATTGTTGAAGAACGTAAAGAAACTGCTGAACAACAGGTCACCCAAGCACCAGAAGAGGTCATCATTCAAGATTCAGCTGAAGTTATAGAGGCTACTGTGGCAGCCACTCAAGATGCAGTGGCTGCAGAACCCGTGGCAGTGGCTGAAGAGACTCCGGTCCAAGAACCAGCACCTGCTGCTAAAGAGCCAATCGCAGACACTATTGATGGGATGGCACGTGTAACTCCAGAAGTCACCCCCGAGCCTGCAGTCGAGATGATCACTGAAGAGTTGGAGACTGTGAGTCTGGATCCAGCTCTTGATGATGCCGTACTATGCACTGAAGTGGCCAGCTCGGACACTGGGGCCCCAGAACCTGAAGCACTGCCTGCTGATATGACCATTGACACGCTAAACGAAACTTCTGTTGAGAAAGAACCAATTGCGGCCTTCTCTGAGGCCGTCCAGATGAAGGTGATGTCAAATCGCGCAGGCCCGACcgtctccacctgtctcctgtCAG GGTCTGGCACTGAATCGGACAGCGATGAGTCTGTACCAGATCTGGAGGAACAGGACTCCGCACAGACACAGCAAGCACAG CTTGCAGCTGCTGCAGAAATAGATGAGGAACCCGTTAGCAAAGCCAAACAGAGCCGTAGTGAAAAGAAGGCACGAAAG GCAATGTCTAAGCTGGGTCTCAGGCAGGTGACGGGGGTCACCAGGGTTACCATTCGCAAGTCTAAGAACATCCTATTCGTCATCACCAAACCAGATGTCTACAAGAGCCCTGCATCAGACACTTACATTGTCTTTGGTGAGGCTAAG ATCGAGGATCTCTCACAGCAAGCCCAGTTGGCAGCGGCAGAGAAGTTCAAGGTACAGGGAGAAGCTGTGTCGAACATCCaggaaaacacacagacacctaccGTACAGGAGGAGAGCGAAGAGGAAGAG GTTGACGAGACCGGGGTCGAGGTGAAGGACATTGAACTTGTGATGTCCCAAGCCAACGTGTCGCGAGCGAAGGCTGTACGCGCcctgaaaaacaacaacaacgacaTTGTCAACGCAATTATG GAGTTGACGATGTAG